Proteins found in one Poecilia reticulata strain Guanapo linkage group LG15, Guppy_female_1.0+MT, whole genome shotgun sequence genomic segment:
- the LOC103477315 gene encoding alpha-internexin-like, which translates to MSFGDRHTVSSYRKIFGDSPRFPTSASRMGSAAPRPFPGPRATAAPRHGASSVGTYRRLGRSSAPFSLVPTGSFDLSQTSVVNNEFKVIRTNEKEQLQGLNDRFAMFIDKVRHLEQQNKVLETELVSLRQKHGEPSRVGLLYQQEMRDLRSQLDELNRDKNQILIERNNMEDELQKLSVKFDEEARARDEAERTLRSFRKDVDDAAQVRLDLERRIESLSDEISFLKKVHEEEIEELSNMMEAQQVTVEMELAKPDLTSALKEIRSQYESIASKNLQSAEEWYKSKFASLSEQASRSNEAMRASREEINEFRRQLQSKTVEIETLRGANESLERQMGEMEDTHNAEVTAMQDTISHLDTELRNLKSEMAQHLREYQDLLNVKMALDIEIAAYRKLLEGEETHFNSGMSFGTASYSYQARSSTESYKTSQKEKGGAMKESFKDISEDKEEADINSNN; encoded by the exons ATGAGCTTCGGAGACCGCCACACCGTGTCGTCCTACCGCAAGATCTTCGGAGATTCTCCCCGCTTCCCGACCTCTGCCTCCCGCATGGGCAGCGCGGCTCCTCGGCCCTTCCCGGGGCCCAGAGCCACGGCCGCGCCCCGCCACGGCGCATCCTCCGTGGGGACGTACAGACGCCTCGGTCGGTCCTCCGCTCCGTTCTCTCTGGTTCCGACCGGTTCTTTCGATTTGAGCCAAACCTCTGTGGTCAACAACGAATTCAAAGTGATCAGAACCAACGAGAAGGAGCAGTTGCAG GGTCTGAATGACCGCTTCGCCATGTTCATCGATAAAGTCCGGCATCTGGAGCAGCAGAACAAAGTCCTGGAGACGGAGCTGGTGAGCCTCCGGCAGAAACACGGCGAGCCTTCCCGCGTCGGGCTTCTCTACCAGCAGGAGATGAGAGACCTGCGCTCCCAGCTGGACGAGCTGAACCGGGACAAGAACCAGATCCTGATTGAGAGGAACAACATGGAGGACGAGCTGCAG aAGCTGAGCGTAAAGTTCGATGAAGAGGCGAGGGCGCGGGACGAAGCCGAGCGGACCCTGCGGTCCTTCAGGAAGGACGTGGACGACGCGGCGCAGGTCCGCCTGGACCTGGAGCGGCGCATCGAGTCGCTGTCTGATGAAATTTCCTTCCTGAAGAAGGTGCATGAAGAGGAAATTGAGGAGCTGAGCAACATGATGGAGGCGCAGCAGGTCACCGTGGAGATGGAGCTCGCCAAACCAGACCTCACCTCGGCCCTGAAGGAGATCCGCAGCCAGTACGAGTCCATTGCCTCCAAAAACCTGCAGTCGGCCGAGGAATGGTACAAGAGCAAGTTCGCGAGCCTGAGCGAGCAGGCGAGCCGGAGCAACGAGGCGATGAGGGCCAGCAGGGAAGAGATCAACGAGTTCAGGAGGCAGCTGCAGTCCAAGACGGTGGAGATAGAGACCCTGAGGGGCGCCAACGAGTCTCTGGAGAGGCAGATGGGCGAGATGGAGGACACGCACAACGCCGAGGTCACAGCCATGCAG GACACCATTAGCCACCTGGACACTGAGCTGAGGAACCTGAAGAGTGAGATGGCTCAGCACCTGAGGGAATACCAAGACCTGCTCAATGTCAAGATGGCTCTGGATATTGAGATCGCCGCCTACAG aAAACTACTGGAGGGAGAGGAGACCCACTTCAACTCTGGGATGTCGTTCGGCACGGCTAGCTACAGCTACCAAGCTCGAAGCTCGACCGAATCGTACAAAACCAGCCAGAAGGAGAAAGGAGGAGCCATGAAGGAAAGCTTCAAGGACATCAGCGAGGACAAGGAAGAGGCAGACATCAACTCCAACAACTGA
- the pcgf6 gene encoding polycomb group RING finger protein 6: MSVGRRSHDGTTNISGSDTDDETKLALTQFYPYIRCAVCCGFFIDATTITECLHTFCKSCIVKHFFSSNRCPTCSIVVHETQPLYNIRPDRQLQDIVYKMVPFLEELEREKICNFYKERGLAVPKPVPVSPQGPIVLKKRKDNFPRAVFTIPPELNIYLLLEFVGAENGISDFKPLERPYICVSGEATIRHVELFIRRKMELSPKCQVDLVCGDQLLDHHQSLKDIKKFVGKEALQDGLLVLHFGLVLPSQS; this comes from the exons ATGTCAGTTGGTCGAAGGAGTCATGATGGAACCACCAATATTTCAGGCAGCGACACTGACGACGAA acCAAGCTTGCTCTCACTCAGTTTTATCCATACATCCGCTGTGCTGTTTGCTGCGGCTTCTTCATCGATGCAACCACAATCACAGAGTGCCTGCACACAT TTTGCAAAAGCTGCATCGTGAAGCACTTCTTCTCCAGCAACAGATGCCCGACATGCAGCATTGTTGTGCACGAGACGCAGCCTCTTTACAACATCAG GCCAGACAGACAGCTTCAGGACATTGTATATAAAATGGTTCCTTTCCTGGAAGAAC ttgaaagagaaaaaatttgTAATTTCTACAAAGAGAGGGGGCTCGCTGTGCCAAAACCAG TGCCTGTTTCACCTCAAGGTCCCATTGTGctgaagaaaaggaaagatAACTTTCCCAGAGCCGTGTTCACCATCCCCCCTGAGCTGAACATTTATCTGCTCCTGGAGTTTGTCGG ggcTGAAAATGGGATCTCTGACTTTAAG CCTCTAGAAAGGCCGTACATCTGCGTGTCGGGCGAAGCCACCATCCGACACGTGGAGCTGTTCATCCGGAGGAAGATGGAGCTCAGCCCCAAGTGTCAG GTGGATCTGGTTTGTGGAGATCAACTCCTAGATCATCACCAGTCACTGAAAGACATTAAGAAGTTTGTGGGTAAAGAAGCACTGCAg GACGGTCTGCTGGTGCTTCACTTCGGTTTGGTTCTCCCCTCTCAGTCTTGA
- the LOC103477316 gene encoding RING finger protein 122-like, which produces MHPVHWCYGCLCDFELQHFVPDCKMTSESLFNLPLNIYIIILGIGLFILMLSLIVCCYLFRLRRQGTREHYGYNEVVLKGAGKKLSLLGQTCAVCLEEFRSRDELGVCPCSHAFHKKCLLKWLEIRSVCPMCNKSVCRIHNEPQQTSEQPQSLSEV; this is translated from the exons ATGCATCCGGTTCACTGGTGTTACG GGTGTCTGTGCGACTTTGAACTGCAGCACTTCGTCCCTGACTGCAAGATGACAAGCGAAAGTCTCTTCAACCTGCCGCTGAATATTTACATCATCATCCTGGGCATCGGCCTCTTCATCCTCATGCTCAGCCTCATCGTCTGCTGCTACTTGTTCag ACTAAGAAGACAAGGTACAAGAGAGCATTATGGCTACAATGAG GTAGTTCTAAAAGGAGCGGGAAAGAAACTGAGTCTTCTTGGT caAACGTGTGCAGTATGTTTGGAAGAGTTTCGCAGCAGGGATGAGCTTGGAGTGTGTCCGTGTTCCCACGCTTTTCATAAGAA ATGTCTGCTGAAATGGTTAGAAATCCGGAGTGTGTGTCCGATGTGTAACAAGTCAGTTTGTCGAATCCACAATGAGCCCCAACAAACTTCTGAGCAGCCACAGAGTCTCTCGGAGGTCTGA